The Comamonas sp. GB3 AK4-5 genome includes a region encoding these proteins:
- the argA gene encoding amino-acid N-acetyltransferase — protein MSTVFNFTFVPWFRSVAPYIHKFRHQTFVVGLTGEAIAAGKLQGIVQDLALIQAMGVKIVLVHGFRPQVNEQLRLKGQEPRYYNGVRVTDSIALDCAQEAAGQLRYEIEAAFSQGLPNTPMAGARVRVISGNFLTARPVGIVDGVDFMHSGLVRKVDVEGIRRALDSQAMVLISPFGFSPTGEAFNLGMEEVATRVATELKADKLLFMTEVAGIRTQPLEPEGEDNPINTELPVDSARRLLAQLPPAQSPADAGFYLQHCVRACEHGVERSHILPFAVDGALLLEIYVHDGIGTMVIDEKLEELREATIDDVGGIIQLIEPFERDGTLVKRDRTEIERDIASYTVIEHDGVIFGCAALHPYLESKTAEMAAVTVSPKSQGTGDGEKLLKRIEQRARALGCTSMFVLTTRTMHWFIKRGFQPVDPDWLPEARKAKYNWSRKSQVLVKQL, from the coding sequence ATGTCCACGGTTTTCAATTTCACCTTTGTCCCCTGGTTCCGGTCTGTGGCCCCCTATATCCACAAATTCCGACACCAGACGTTCGTGGTGGGCCTGACCGGCGAAGCCATTGCCGCCGGCAAGCTGCAGGGCATCGTGCAAGACCTGGCGCTGATCCAGGCCATGGGCGTGAAGATTGTGCTGGTGCATGGCTTTCGACCCCAGGTGAACGAGCAGCTGCGCCTCAAGGGCCAGGAGCCGCGCTACTACAACGGTGTGCGCGTGACCGACTCCATCGCCCTGGACTGCGCCCAGGAGGCCGCCGGCCAGCTGCGCTATGAGATCGAGGCCGCCTTCAGCCAGGGCCTGCCCAACACCCCCATGGCCGGTGCGCGCGTGCGGGTCATTTCAGGCAACTTCCTCACCGCACGCCCGGTGGGCATCGTGGACGGGGTGGACTTTATGCACTCCGGCCTGGTGCGCAAGGTCGATGTGGAAGGCATTCGCCGGGCACTGGACTCCCAGGCCATGGTGCTGATCTCGCCCTTTGGCTTTTCACCCACGGGCGAGGCCTTCAACCTGGGCATGGAGGAAGTCGCCACGCGCGTGGCCACCGAGCTCAAGGCCGACAAGCTGCTCTTCATGACCGAGGTGGCCGGCATACGCACCCAGCCTCTGGAGCCCGAGGGCGAGGACAACCCCATCAACACCGAGTTGCCGGTGGACAGCGCCCGCCGCCTGCTGGCCCAGCTGCCTCCGGCGCAAAGCCCGGCCGACGCCGGCTTTTACCTGCAGCATTGTGTGCGCGCCTGCGAGCATGGCGTGGAGCGCAGCCACATCCTGCCTTTTGCCGTGGACGGGGCGCTGCTGCTGGAAATCTATGTGCACGACGGCATAGGCACCATGGTCATCGACGAGAAGCTGGAAGAGCTGCGCGAGGCCACCATCGACGATGTGGGCGGCATCATCCAGCTGATCGAACCCTTCGAGCGCGATGGCACCCTGGTCAAGCGTGACCGCACCGAAATCGAGCGCGACATTGCCAGCTACACCGTGATCGAGCATGACGGCGTGATCTTCGGCTGCGCAGCCCTTCACCCCTATCTGGAATCCAAGACCGCCGAGATGGCGGCCGTCACCGTCTCGCCCAAAAGCCAGGGCACGGGCGACGGTGAGAAGCTGCTCAAGCGCATCGAGCAGCGCGCCCGCGCACTGGGCTGCACCAGCATGTTTGTGCTGACCACGCGCACCATGCACTGGTTCATCAAGCGCGGCTTCCAGCCCGTGGATCCGGACTGGCTGCCCGAGGCGCGCAAGGCCAAGTACAACTGGAGCCGCAAGAGCCAGGTGCTGGTCAAGCAGCTTTAA
- a CDS encoding PAS domain-containing protein yields the protein MKQNLPVTIRQTEIPPGANLVSKTDLKGLITYANEAFVEVSGYTLEELLHRSHNIVRHPDMPPAAFAEMWATLQRGHPWRGMVKNRCKDGGYYWVDACVVPITRHDQVTGYMSVRRHAAPEAIASAEALYARMAAGHKPRRLQLPRWLGIRSGMRAGSLFVAALMLAGGVLGIGGLTLADRAFSRLYHGQLEPVAAIGAIEARLSESHTTMLEIRLARRDQAIAGDPSTALEVQVARLRANRDEIHRLLDQLKGTTEEVTLQKLRLTEALTHYTDDGLRWVEQAAARDNLAQVDRLVALRVLPLEQDAMAAAVDLRQALLGAAQGEYGDTLERNARIRYFAAAGILFGLLVVALVGHMFIRGIVDPLNASIRRLNRIAQGDLQGEIDLSGTGESGQLNHAAAVMQLHLKVMIDEIALAARRIHRHCATLNTALYEVTEHSEEQHERVYAAITALDAAMAETSDLGVRAERLLHLASQQESPGTGQALVQDARELATATRLAAFGAEEVARSMHQVADLIVENRGEAQRAWLASEALKHTAGELKLLVDYFEPPAPAPEAEPMALA from the coding sequence ATGAAGCAGAACCTGCCTGTGACCATCCGGCAAACCGAAATCCCGCCGGGGGCAAACCTGGTCTCCAAGACCGACCTCAAGGGCCTCATCACCTACGCCAACGAGGCCTTTGTCGAGGTCAGCGGCTACACGCTGGAGGAGCTGCTGCACCGCAGCCACAACATCGTGCGCCACCCCGATATGCCGCCCGCTGCCTTTGCCGAGATGTGGGCCACGCTGCAGCGCGGCCATCCCTGGCGCGGCATGGTCAAGAACCGCTGCAAGGACGGTGGCTACTACTGGGTGGATGCCTGTGTCGTGCCCATCACGCGGCATGACCAGGTGACGGGCTATATGTCGGTGCGCAGGCACGCTGCGCCCGAGGCCATTGCCTCTGCCGAAGCCCTGTATGCCCGCATGGCCGCAGGCCACAAACCGCGCCGTCTGCAACTGCCGCGCTGGCTGGGCATACGCAGCGGCATGCGGGCCGGCAGCCTGTTTGTGGCAGCGCTGATGCTGGCCGGCGGCGTGCTGGGCATAGGCGGGCTGACGCTGGCGGACCGCGCTTTCTCGCGCCTGTACCACGGCCAACTGGAGCCGGTGGCGGCCATTGGCGCCATCGAAGCGCGGCTGAGCGAGAGCCACACCACCATGCTGGAAATACGCCTGGCACGGCGTGACCAGGCCATTGCCGGCGACCCGAGCACGGCGCTGGAGGTGCAGGTGGCCAGGCTGCGTGCCAACCGTGACGAAATCCATCGCCTGCTGGACCAGCTCAAGGGCACGACGGAGGAAGTCACGCTGCAAAAACTGCGGCTGACCGAGGCATTGACGCATTACACCGACGACGGTCTGCGCTGGGTGGAGCAGGCGGCCGCGCGCGACAATCTGGCCCAGGTGGACCGCCTGGTGGCCTTGCGCGTGCTGCCGCTGGAGCAAGACGCCATGGCCGCCGCCGTGGACCTGCGCCAGGCCTTGCTGGGCGCGGCCCAGGGCGAGTACGGCGACACGCTGGAGCGCAATGCCCGCATTCGCTACTTTGCGGCGGCAGGCATTTTGTTTGGCCTGCTGGTGGTGGCCCTGGTGGGGCATATGTTCATTCGCGGCATTGTCGATCCGCTCAATGCCTCCATACGCCGGCTCAACCGCATCGCCCAGGGCGATCTGCAGGGCGAGATCGATCTGTCCGGTACGGGCGAGAGCGGTCAGCTCAACCATGCGGCCGCCGTCATGCAGCTGCACCTGAAGGTCATGATCGACGAAATCGCCCTGGCGGCGCGGCGCATTCACCGTCACTGCGCCACGCTGAACACCGCCTTGTACGAGGTGACCGAGCATTCCGAAGAGCAGCATGAACGCGTCTACGCCGCCATCACGGCGCTGGACGCGGCCATGGCCGAAACCAGCGATCTGGGTGTGCGGGCCGAGCGTTTGCTGCATCTGGCCAGCCAGCAGGAATCGCCTGGCACAGGCCAGGCGCTGGTGCAGGATGCGCGCGAGCTGGCCACCGCCACCCGCTTGGCCGCCTTTGGCGCGGAGGAAGTGGCGCGCAGCATGCACCAGGTGGCCGATTTGATTGTGGAAAACCGGGGCGAGGCCCAGCGTGCCTGGCTGGCCTCGGAAGCGCTCAAGCACACGGCGGGCGAGCTCAAGCTGCTGGTGGACTATTTCGAGCCGCCCGCGCCCGCGCCTGAGGCAGAGCCCATGGCATTGGCTTGA
- a CDS encoding metallophosphoesterase produces MIVFWAAVAVPLLALWLWYPLRAVHGRVFYGALGTTTLLGLSTALMLWIVRNTTLSYDVIAPLQVVSGWLLASLLLAWLLAVLRDLVWLLAGRHARHWRKTWPSVAAAALGLLVAGYGTLQGLKVPQLREQTLSLPQLPAALDGLRVAVLADMHASPVNNAAYVQALVERTLAAQPDLIVLPGDLVDGDAPTQAVHLAPLRQLQAPHGVWAAPGNHEYYGGYDAWARVLRQSPLHYLENQSRVVDIRGQRVAISGVGDPAYGRLSPQNSDPLVPEGLPPDIEAVAQQAQGADFHLLLAHQPKLARSNAQHGVDLQISGHTHGGHIVGLDRWLVAPFNDGFVRGRYDLGPMTLFVSSGAGLWAGFALRLGVPSSIDLLVLRSPS; encoded by the coding sequence GTGATCGTCTTTTGGGCCGCTGTGGCCGTTCCCTTGTTGGCCCTGTGGCTGTGGTATCCGCTGCGGGCCGTGCATGGCCGTGTTTTTTACGGAGCGCTTGGCACCACCACGCTGCTAGGCCTTTCCACGGCATTGATGCTGTGGATCGTGCGCAATACCACCTTGTCCTATGACGTCATTGCGCCCCTGCAGGTGGTCAGCGGCTGGTTGCTGGCCTCCTTGCTGCTGGCCTGGCTGCTGGCCGTGTTGCGCGATCTGGTCTGGTTGCTGGCCGGCCGCCATGCCCGACACTGGCGCAAAACCTGGCCCTCGGTGGCAGCGGCTGCACTGGGCCTGCTGGTGGCGGGATATGGCACGCTGCAGGGCCTGAAAGTGCCCCAGCTGCGCGAGCAGACCCTGAGCCTGCCGCAGCTGCCTGCGGCCCTGGATGGCCTGCGCGTGGCCGTGCTGGCCGATATGCACGCCAGCCCGGTGAACAACGCGGCCTATGTGCAGGCCCTGGTGGAACGCACCCTGGCCGCGCAACCCGACCTGATTGTGCTGCCCGGCGACCTCGTGGATGGGGACGCACCCACCCAGGCCGTACACCTGGCCCCGCTGCGCCAGTTGCAAGCGCCCCATGGCGTATGGGCCGCGCCCGGCAACCACGAGTACTACGGCGGCTATGACGCCTGGGCCAGGGTGCTGCGCCAGTCGCCGCTGCACTATCTGGAGAACCAGTCGCGCGTGGTGGACATCCGGGGCCAGCGCGTGGCGATCTCGGGCGTGGGCGATCCGGCCTATGGCCGCCTTTCGCCCCAGAACAGCGACCCGCTGGTGCCCGAAGGCCTACCGCCCGATATCGAAGCCGTGGCGCAGCAGGCCCAGGGGGCTGACTTTCACCTGTTGCTGGCCCACCAGCCCAAGCTGGCACGCAGCAATGCCCAGCATGGTGTGGACCTGCAGATTTCCGGCCACACCCATGGCGGCCATATCGTGGGCCTGGACCGTTGGCTGGTGGCTCCCTTCAACGACGGCTTTGTGCGCGGGCGCTACGACCTGGGCCCCATGACGCTCTTTGTCAGCAGCGGCGCAGGCCTGTGGGCCGGCTTTGCGCTGCGCCTGGGTGTGCCTTCCAGCATCGATCTGCTGGTGTTGCGCAGCCCGTCGTAG
- a CDS encoding PAS domain-containing protein, with the protein MKENLPATSRKAEVPPGVKLISKTDLQGVITSANEALCEVSGYSLDELLHTQHSKLRHPDMPEAIFAQMWATLQRGHLWRGMLKNRCKDGGYYWVDASVAPIRRHDRVMGYMSVCKRASADAVAAAEALHARLAAGYKPRRLHLPRWLGVRGGMRAGSLFVAVLMLAGGALGMGGLTLADRAFSRLYHGQLEPVAAIGAIEVGLHESRATMLEIRLARNGGVQPAANGRPSELEAQIAKLRSNRDDILQLLDQLKDTTEEVAQQKAWLVQALTYYTNDGLLRVELAAAHDDSAQVDQLVAQRVLPLEQQAMAAAVDLRYALLNAAKAEYQDTLERNARIRYFAAAGIALGLLVLALVGHLFIRSIVDPLNASIRRFNRIAQGDLQGEMDLSDSGESGQLNHAAAIMQLHLKVMLDEIAVAARRIHRHCATLNATLYGVTEHSEEQHERVYGAIRALDAFTVETSDLSARAERLLQLASQQESPGAGESLVQDARELATATRLAAFGTEEVARSMHQVAELIVENRGEAQRAWLASEALKQTAGELKLLLDYFELPAPAP; encoded by the coding sequence ATGAAAGAAAACCTGCCTGCGACATCCCGAAAAGCCGAAGTCCCGCCAGGGGTGAAGCTGATCTCCAAGACCGACCTCCAGGGCGTGATCACCTCGGCCAACGAGGCTTTGTGCGAGGTCAGCGGTTATTCGCTGGACGAGCTGCTGCACACCCAGCACAGCAAGCTGCGCCACCCCGACATGCCGGAGGCCATCTTTGCCCAGATGTGGGCCACGCTGCAACGCGGCCACCTGTGGCGCGGCATGCTCAAAAACCGTTGCAAGGACGGCGGCTACTACTGGGTGGACGCCAGTGTGGCGCCCATCAGGCGGCATGACCGGGTGATGGGCTATATGTCGGTGTGCAAGCGCGCCTCGGCCGATGCGGTGGCCGCTGCCGAGGCTTTGCATGCCCGGCTGGCCGCGGGCTACAAGCCGCGCCGTCTGCATCTGCCGCGCTGGCTGGGTGTGCGCGGAGGCATGCGGGCCGGCAGCCTGTTTGTGGCGGTGCTGATGCTGGCCGGTGGCGCCCTGGGGATGGGGGGCTTGACGCTGGCAGACCGTGCTTTCTCGCGTCTGTACCACGGCCAGCTGGAGCCGGTGGCCGCCATCGGGGCCATCGAAGTGGGGCTGCATGAGAGTCGGGCCACCATGCTGGAAATTCGCCTGGCGCGCAACGGGGGGGTACAGCCCGCGGCCAATGGCAGACCCTCGGAGCTGGAAGCCCAGATTGCCAAGCTGCGCAGCAACCGCGATGACATCCTCCAGTTGCTGGACCAGCTCAAGGACACGACAGAAGAAGTCGCCCAGCAAAAAGCATGGCTGGTCCAGGCTTTGACCTACTACACCAACGATGGGCTGCTGCGGGTGGAGCTGGCAGCCGCACACGACGATTCAGCCCAGGTGGACCAGTTGGTGGCCCAGCGCGTGCTGCCGCTGGAGCAGCAGGCCATGGCGGCGGCCGTGGACCTGCGCTATGCGCTGCTGAATGCGGCCAAGGCGGAATACCAGGATACGTTGGAGCGCAATGCCCGCATCCGTTACTTTGCGGCGGCCGGCATTGCACTAGGCCTGCTGGTGCTGGCATTGGTGGGGCATTTGTTCATCCGCAGCATTGTGGACCCGCTCAATGCCTCCATACGCCGGTTCAACCGCATCGCCCAGGGCGATCTGCAGGGCGAGATGGATTTGTCGGACTCTGGCGAGAGCGGTCAGCTCAACCATGCGGCCGCCATCATGCAGCTGCATCTGAAGGTGATGCTCGATGAGATCGCCGTGGCGGCGCGGCGCATTCACCGCCACTGCGCCACGCTGAATGCCACCTTGTACGGGGTGACCGAGCATTCGGAAGAGCAGCATGAGCGCGTGTATGGCGCCATCAGGGCGCTGGATGCCTTTACGGTCGAAACCAGCGATCTGAGTGCGCGGGCAGAGCGTTTGCTGCAACTGGCCAGCCAGCAGGAGTCACCAGGTGCGGGCGAGTCGCTGGTGCAGGACGCACGCGAGCTGGCCACCGCGACCCGGCTGGCCGCCTTCGGCACCGAGGAGGTGGCGCGCAGCATGCACCAGGTGGCCGAGTTGATCGTGGAAAACCGGGGGGAGGCCCAGCGCGCCTGGCTGGCATCGGAAGCGCTCAAGCAGACGGCGGGCGAACTCAAGCTGCTGCTGGACTACTTCGAGCTGCCCGCGCCTGCGCCGTAA
- a CDS encoding RNA ligase family protein: MSHLFNLDILKYPRTLHLRGSRLQAGDQDDAIAYERLEGRHIVVEEKLDGANAALSFGADAGLLLQSRGHYLQPGSGGRERQFNAFKQWGAAHEARFLERLEDRYVMYGEWLYAKHSLYYDALPHWFCEFDIWDRLHSCFLDTPRRHALLADLPVVSVPVLYSGPAPRRFKDLLALLAPSLARSAGWRQVFEQQVLRQLLDLALCWQQTDGSDLAEGLYLKVEEDGTTVERYKFVRPDFVQTILDSGSHHSERPIVANGLRAGVDIFAPEISKRW; encoded by the coding sequence ATGAGCCATTTATTCAATCTGGACATTCTCAAATACCCGCGCACCCTGCATTTGCGCGGCTCGCGCCTGCAAGCGGGCGATCAGGACGACGCCATCGCCTATGAGCGGCTTGAAGGCCGTCATATCGTGGTCGAGGAAAAGCTGGACGGCGCCAATGCCGCGCTGAGCTTTGGCGCCGACGCCGGCTTGCTGCTGCAGTCGCGCGGCCACTATCTGCAGCCGGGCTCGGGCGGGCGCGAGCGCCAGTTCAATGCCTTCAAGCAATGGGGCGCAGCGCATGAAGCGCGTTTTCTCGAACGGCTGGAAGACCGCTATGTGATGTATGGCGAATGGCTGTACGCCAAGCATTCGCTGTACTACGACGCGCTGCCGCACTGGTTTTGCGAGTTCGACATCTGGGACCGACTCCACAGTTGCTTTCTGGACACGCCGCGCCGCCATGCTTTGCTGGCTGATCTGCCCGTGGTCTCGGTGCCCGTGCTCTACAGCGGCCCAGCGCCGCGGCGCTTCAAGGACTTGCTGGCTCTGCTGGCGCCGTCCTTGGCGCGCAGCGCGGGCTGGCGCCAGGTATTCGAGCAGCAGGTGCTGCGCCAGCTGCTGGACCTTGCCTTGTGCTGGCAGCAAACCGATGGATCCGACCTGGCCGAAGGCCTTTATCTCAAGGTGGAAGAGGACGGCACAACCGTGGAGCGCTACAAGTTTGTACGGCCCGATTTTGTGCAGACGATTCTGGACTCGGGCTCGCACCACAGCGAGCGGCCCATTGTGGCCAATGGCTTGCGGGCTGGGGTGGACATTTTTGCGCCCGAGATCAGCAAGCGCTGGTGA
- a CDS encoding HD-GYP domain-containing protein — translation MRRIRQSDLVLNEPLPWPLFDENGNLLLREGYVLSIPRHINALLERGAFAPDLPANDADQPTLALPECHARPQAGDPVFERADTLAMTLKRLHAHLQSGSLKAELRPVVLGLAHGIVDACNEDADALLAALHLSRQHPYLVIQQLLGATLVEMAARELPLDEPTRLSLACAALTRDLSLLPLQAQLDKQDGALTTPQIEQVRSHPERSASLLLEMGVTDTLWLELVRQHHERIDGSGYPHALHGDAILPGARLLAIADSYAAMVTPRPNRPGQFPREALKSLFQDRARLYDDPLLQLSIKTLTMYPPGMLARLANGEFAVVRSRNRHNDSLDLWSLYDSSGMPILQPQRRDSNDPAHDITGTLRVEECRSAALVLKRLWMQS, via the coding sequence ATGCGACGTATTCGCCAGAGCGATCTGGTCCTGAATGAGCCCTTGCCTTGGCCGCTGTTTGATGAAAACGGCAACTTGCTGCTGCGCGAAGGCTATGTGCTGAGCATTCCGCGCCACATCAATGCCTTGCTGGAGCGTGGCGCTTTCGCACCCGATTTGCCGGCTAATGATGCGGACCAGCCCACGCTGGCCTTGCCCGAATGCCATGCCCGGCCGCAGGCGGGCGACCCGGTGTTCGAGCGTGCCGACACCCTGGCCATGACGCTCAAGCGCCTGCATGCCCATTTGCAAAGCGGCTCTTTGAAGGCAGAGCTGCGCCCGGTGGTGCTGGGCCTGGCCCACGGCATTGTCGATGCCTGTAACGAAGACGCCGATGCGCTGCTGGCAGCCCTGCACCTGAGCCGCCAGCACCCTTATCTGGTCATCCAGCAACTGCTGGGCGCGACCTTGGTGGAGATGGCTGCGCGCGAGCTGCCGCTGGACGAGCCCACGCGCCTGTCGCTGGCCTGTGCGGCGCTCACCCGTGATCTGTCCCTGTTGCCGCTGCAGGCCCAGCTGGACAAGCAGGACGGCGCACTGACCACTCCGCAAATCGAGCAGGTGCGCAGCCATCCCGAGCGCTCCGCCTCGCTGCTGCTGGAGATGGGGGTGACGGATACGCTGTGGCTGGAACTGGTGCGCCAGCACCACGAGCGCATCGATGGCTCGGGCTACCCCCATGCCTTGCACGGCGATGCCATCCTGCCCGGTGCCAGGCTGCTGGCGATTGCCGACTCCTACGCCGCCATGGTCACGCCGCGCCCCAACCGCCCGGGGCAGTTCCCGCGCGAGGCCTTGAAGTCCTTGTTCCAGGACCGCGCCCGGCTGTATGACGACCCGCTGCTGCAGCTGTCCATCAAGACGCTGACCATGTACCCGCCCGGCATGCTGGCGCGCCTGGCCAATGGTGAGTTTGCAGTGGTGCGCTCACGGAACCGGCACAACGACTCGCTGGATCTGTGGAGCCTGTACGACAGCAGCGGCATGCCCATTCTGCAGCCGCAGCGTCGCGACTCGAACGACCCCGCGCACGACATCACCGGCACGCTGCGGGTGGAGGAGTGCCGCAGCGCCGCCCTGGTGCTCAAACGTCTGTGGATGCAATCCTAG
- a CDS encoding HD-GYP domain-containing protein, which produces MRRICQSDLVLNAPLPWSLFDENGNLLLREGYVLSIPRHINALLERGAFALELPAQDADPSTLTLPECHVLPQAGDSVFERADSLAMTLKRLHAHLQAGSLKMELRLVVQGLAHGIVEACNEDADALLAALHLTRQHPYLVIQQLLGATLVDMVARELPLDEPTRLSLLCAALTRDLSLLPLQPVLDKQDGPLTYPQLEQMRSHPERAVQLLLEMGITDMLWLDLVQQHHERMDGSGYPHALRGAAILPGARLLAIADSYAAMVTPRSNRVEQSPHEALKTLFQDNTQRYDDPLLQQFLKTLTMYPPGMLVKLANGESAVVRSRYGLNDALDLWCLYDSSSMPVLRPQWRDANDPAHEIAGTLRVEECRSAALVLKRLWMQS; this is translated from the coding sequence ATGCGACGTATTTGTCAGAGCGATTTGGTCCTGAATGCGCCTTTGCCATGGTCGCTGTTTGACGAAAACGGCAACCTGCTGCTGCGCGAAGGCTATGTGCTGAGCATTCCGCGCCACATCAATGCCTTGCTGGAGCGCGGTGCGTTTGCCCTCGAGCTGCCGGCCCAGGATGCGGACCCCTCCACGCTGACCCTCCCTGAATGCCATGTTCTGCCGCAGGCCGGTGACTCGGTGTTCGAGCGTGCAGACAGCCTGGCCATGACGCTCAAGCGCCTGCATGCCCATTTGCAGGCCGGCTCGTTGAAGATGGAGCTGCGCTTGGTGGTGCAAGGCCTGGCCCACGGCATTGTGGAGGCCTGTAACGAAGACGCCGACGCGCTGCTGGCGGCCCTGCACCTGACGCGCCAGCACCCCTATCTGGTCATACAGCAGCTGCTGGGCGCCACGCTGGTGGACATGGTGGCACGCGAGCTGCCGCTGGATGAGCCCACGCGCTTGTCGCTGCTCTGTGCGGCGCTGACCCGCGATCTGTCTTTGCTGCCGCTGCAGCCGGTGCTGGACAAGCAGGACGGGCCGCTGACCTACCCGCAGCTGGAGCAGATGCGCAGCCACCCCGAGCGTGCGGTGCAGCTGCTGTTGGAGATGGGCATCACCGACATGCTGTGGCTGGATCTGGTGCAGCAACACCACGAGCGCATGGATGGCTCGGGCTACCCCCATGCACTGCGCGGTGCAGCCATCCTGCCCGGTGCCCGGCTGCTGGCGATTGCCGACTCCTACGCGGCCATGGTGACGCCACGCTCCAACCGCGTGGAACAGTCTCCGCACGAGGCCTTGAAGACCCTGTTCCAAGACAACACCCAGCGCTATGACGACCCGTTGCTGCAGCAGTTCCTCAAGACGCTGACCATGTACCCGCCGGGCATGTTGGTGAAGCTGGCCAATGGCGAGTCTGCGGTGGTGCGCTCGCGCTACGGACTGAACGATGCGCTGGACCTGTGGTGTCTGTATGACAGCAGCAGCATGCCGGTGCTGCGCCCGCAGTGGCGCGATGCGAATGACCCCGCGCATGAGATCGCCGGCACGCTGCGGGTGGAGGAATGCCGCAGCGCCGCTCTGGTGCTCAAACGCCTGTGGATGCAATCCTAG
- a CDS encoding MFS transporter, which translates to MTASSPTPTTHASAPSSRRNLGLLVAAQSLGGASPPIIISLGGLVGQQLSSNPSAATLPVSLYQLGLALSTLPAAWLMHRQGRRTAYVLGAVMGLLSGLVAAQGIAQSNFMLFCLGTALAGFYGACVQSYRFAATDAVGEPSRQAQAISRVMVGGLIAAIIGPQVVIWTRDALPMTPFAGSFYSQALLALLALPLLAGLRLPPPAPKAVATDARPLAEIARSPQFVVAAAAGVVSYGLMSFLMTAAPMAMVGCGHSVGEAALGIQWHVLAMFAPSFFTGRLIARFGKRRITALGLVLIAVSGLLALAGLSLTHFWGSLVLLGLGWNFGFIGATSLLTECYRPSERAKVQALNDFLVFGTVAMASFGSGQLMHSVGWAKINAGMLPLIALVLVLLAVQGRGARPGSSLPA; encoded by the coding sequence ATGACTGCCTCTTCGCCTACGCCCACCACGCACGCCTCAGCCCCTTCTTCCCGGCGCAACCTGGGCTTGTTGGTGGCGGCCCAGTCCCTGGGTGGTGCCTCGCCCCCCATCATCATTTCCCTGGGCGGGCTCGTGGGCCAGCAGCTGTCCAGCAACCCGTCTGCGGCCACGCTGCCGGTCAGCCTCTACCAACTGGGGCTGGCCCTGTCCACGCTGCCTGCCGCCTGGTTGATGCACCGCCAAGGGCGGCGCACAGCCTATGTACTGGGGGCCGTCATGGGCCTGCTTTCGGGCCTGGTGGCAGCCCAGGGCATTGCCCAGTCCAACTTCATGCTGTTTTGCCTGGGCACGGCATTGGCGGGTTTCTACGGCGCCTGCGTGCAGAGCTACCGCTTTGCCGCCACCGATGCGGTGGGTGAGCCTTCGCGCCAGGCCCAGGCGATTTCACGGGTGATGGTGGGCGGGCTGATTGCCGCCATCATTGGCCCGCAGGTAGTGATCTGGACGCGTGACGCCCTGCCCATGACGCCTTTTGCCGGCAGCTTCTACAGCCAGGCCCTGCTGGCCTTGCTGGCCCTGCCGCTGCTGGCCGGCCTGCGCCTGCCGCCACCAGCGCCCAAGGCCGTGGCCACGGACGCACGGCCGCTGGCAGAGATTGCGCGCTCGCCCCAGTTTGTGGTGGCCGCCGCGGCCGGCGTGGTCAGCTACGGCCTGATGTCGTTTCTGATGACGGCCGCGCCCATGGCCATGGTGGGCTGCGGCCACAGCGTGGGCGAGGCGGCACTGGGCATTCAGTGGCATGTGCTGGCCATGTTTGCGCCCAGCTTTTTCACCGGCCGGCTGATTGCCCGCTTTGGCAAGCGCCGCATCACCGCCCTGGGTCTGGTGCTGATTGCAGTCTCCGGACTGCTGGCCCTGGCCGGGCTTTCGTTAACCCATTTCTGGGGCTCGCTGGTGCTGCTGGGCCTGGGCTGGAACTTTGGCTTCATCGGCGCCACCTCGTTGCTGACCGAGTGCTACCGCCCCAGCGAACGCGCCAAGGTGCAGGCGCTGAATGATTTTTTGGTGTTCGGCACCGTGGCCATGGCCTCGTTCGGCTCCGGCCAGCTGATGCACAGCGTGGGCTGGGCCAAGATCAATGCAGGCATGCTGCCGCTGATAGCCCTGGTGTTGGTGTTGCTGGCGGTGCAAGGGCGTGGAGCCCGCCCGGGCAGCTCTCTGCCGGCCTGA